In Camelina sativa cultivar DH55 chromosome 16, Cs, whole genome shotgun sequence, a single window of DNA contains:
- the LOC104753469 gene encoding jacalin-related lectin 38-like, which yields MQPAEKLPHELEEEILSYLPIKIRARFSSVCKRWNNLFKERRFFNNDLGLARPQFILFSGPKICSVDVNLDGPSIEVYNLPSDIPSYVFSTMIMHVEYCDGLLSYVTNKGFGIYNPWLGQIRWIRSNVSNWKAPRDFSGMGYDNSRADKHYKIFRSDYHYSVDKTSLEGIVAEFGSNEWKSFEINAFEDWDISMPFYSVSLNGTLYWVAINHESRKYFIQSFDFSTERFKPYCILPTKNANSSDARSLSIFREDRFSFLEQDCYKRNIEIWVTKENIKNGDGESVEWVNLMSVSVPEWSSLRFSSSSYPPSYFVNEDYKSLMSLVICCYNKEGKAYIYIAKGDKFHEIEIKDFVEPSGRYCARHRTYFPSLVQVPTFTMSGRGIITQQEVESRFARPRGVQVSVGVGGDEWDDGFFENVKTILVDFNNYGIIFVKSYCCKDNIVVAGAAHGDSRITYGFPVNDDDYIEAIEGTYTESHITSITFRSHKGRNTQLLGVLEGMSFVLGGGRGSKIIGFYGRSSDVHLTALGVHLSPSP from the exons ATGCAACCAGCTGAGAAGCTTCCACATGAATTGGAGGAAGAGATACTCTCTTACCTTCCAATAAAAATTCGCGCTCGATTTAGTTCTGTTTGCAAAAGATGGAACAATCTTTTCAAGGAACGGAGGTTCTTCAACAATGATTTGGGTCTCGCCCGTCCACAATTCATCTTGTTTTCCGGGCCCAAGATTTGTTCCGTGGACGTTAATCTTGATGGTCCATCTATAGAGGTGTATAATTTACCCTCAGATATTCCCTCGTATGTATTTTCAACAATGATTATGCACGTCGAATACTGCGACGGGTTATTATCTTATGTTACGAATAAAGGTTTCGGGATTTACAACCCATGGTTAGGACAGATTAGATGGATTAGATCCAATGTTTCAAACTGGAAAGCACCACGAGATTTCAGTGGGATGGGATACGACAATAGTAGAGCTGACAAGCACTACAAGATCTTTAGGTCTGATTACCACTATTCTGTAGACAAAACATCTCTGGAAGGTATAGTCGCCGAGTTTGGATCCAATGAATGGAAATCGTTCGAGATTAATGCATTCGAGGATTGGGATATAAGTATGCCGTTCTATAGTGTATCATTGAATGGAACTTTATATTGGGTTGCTATTAATCATGAGTCTCGTAAGTATTTTATCCAAAGTTTTGACTTTTCTACGGAGAGATTTAAACCCTATTGTATCCTGCCTACTAAAAACGCGAACTCATCCGATGCTAGATCACTTTCGATATTTAGGGAAGATCGGTTTTCATTTTTAGAGCAAGATTGCTACAAAAGGAATATTGAAATTTGggtgacaaaagaaaatattaaaaatgggGATGGAGAATCTGTAGAGTGGGTGAATCTGATGAGTGTGTCAGTTCCTGAATGGTCGAGTTTACGATTCAGCTCCAGCTCCTACCCGCCAAGTTACTTCGTCAATGAGGattataaaagtttgatgaGTCTTGTAATATGTTGTTATAACAAGGAGGGAAAAGCTTATATTTATATCGCCAAGGGAGATAAGTTCCATGAAATTGAAATTAAAGATTTCGTTGAACCAAGTGGTCGATATTGTGCTCGTCACCGTACCTATTTTCCAAGTTTGGTCCAAGTTCCTACGTTCACGATGAGTGGTAGGGGTATAATCACACAGCAGGAAGTTGAATCCCGCTTCGCACGCCCCAGGGGAGTACAAGTGAGCGTTGGAGTTGGAGGAGACGAGTGGGACGATGGCTTCTTCGAAAATGTGAAGACAATACTTGtagattttaataattatgGCATCATCTTTGTCAAGTCTTACTGCTGCAAGGATAACATAGTTGTAGCTGGAGCAGCTCATGGGGATTCGAGAATAACTTATGGG tttccAGTTAATGACGATGACTATATTGAAGCCATCGAGGGGACCTACACTGAGAGTCACATCACCTCCATCACGTTCCGGTCTCACAAGGGCCGTAACACGCAACTGTTAGGAGTATTAGAGGGTATGTCCTTTGTGCTTGGAGGAGGACGAGGCTCGAAGATCATCGGGTTTTACGGAAGAAGTTCTGATGTTCATCTCACTGCTTTGGGCGTCCATCTCTCCCCCTCTCcctaa